A window of the Butyricimonas virosa genome harbors these coding sequences:
- a CDS encoding sigma-70 family RNA polymerase sigma factor produces the protein MLKSLRYGKEFEELYTGNYSRLYYYAYQFLNDAEVSRDVVNDAFEYVWKNYENFRKMNVVAILFQSVRNKSIDTFRHNKVEENYVALYSRMFSEEDAGLDEENEKIERIYKVLDSLTPQTRHIMEECYFNRKKYAEVAEMLNISPSAVKKHVMKALRLLREEFHINNGSEGVPENEV, from the coding sequence CTTGAGGTATGGAAAAGAGTTCGAAGAACTGTACACGGGGAACTATTCCCGTTTATACTACTATGCTTATCAGTTTTTGAATGATGCGGAGGTCAGTCGGGATGTGGTGAATGATGCGTTCGAGTACGTGTGGAAAAACTACGAAAACTTTCGGAAGATGAATGTGGTGGCGATTCTTTTTCAAAGTGTACGGAATAAAAGCATAGACACCTTCCGGCATAATAAAGTGGAAGAGAATTACGTGGCATTGTATTCCCGGATGTTTTCGGAAGAGGATGCGGGACTGGATGAGGAAAACGAGAAGATTGAACGGATATATAAAGTATTAGATAGTTTAACCCCGCAGACGAGGCATATCATGGAAGAATGTTATTTTAATCGGAAAAAATACGCAGAGGTTGCGGAGATGCTAAACATCAGTCCTAGTGCGGTAAAAAAGCACGTTATGAAAGCCTTGCGTTTATTGCGGGAAGAATTTCATATAAATAATGGCTCGGAGGGGGTGCCCGAAAATGAGGTCTAA
- a CDS encoding FecR family protein, with translation MKNKKDLLDALDDPGSLSQEELDAILDDPKELEDARLLGDYRQAFARRHASLKPDVNKEWNNFRQSRISGKNKGKQLWIGISIGVAASVLLFFSWQMFNRTSLVPVNQPIVAFTASTQSQEVLLSTGDGRMVSLSAPQADSLLRETGITRGDEELDYQQTIRETEIHTLTTPRCGAYQLRLADGTQVWLNAESRLKYPSRFTGEQRVVELEGEGYFKVTPDSKRPFIVKSGNITTEVLGTEFNVRTYVSNDSHVTLLKGSVKVKNVSSSSEVVICPGEDAHLQGDGTFDVREVDTDNYYLWTEGYFYFDNETVVEIMRELGRWYNIRVEFENPQAMNYRLHFLAERDQKIEEVLQLLNMLGKVQATYENNKISVK, from the coding sequence ATGAAAAATAAAAAGGATTTGCTGGATGCTTTGGATGATCCCGGCTCGTTGAGTCAGGAGGAGCTTGATGCAATTCTGGATGATCCGAAAGAACTGGAAGATGCTCGCTTGCTAGGGGATTACAGGCAAGCGTTTGCACGTCGTCATGCGTCCTTGAAGCCTGATGTGAATAAAGAATGGAATAACTTCCGGCAAAGTAGAATTTCCGGTAAAAATAAAGGAAAACAATTGTGGATCGGCATCTCGATAGGTGTGGCGGCCTCTGTGCTTTTATTTTTCAGTTGGCAGATGTTCAATCGGACCTCCTTGGTTCCGGTTAACCAACCTATCGTGGCTTTTACCGCCAGTACTCAATCTCAAGAAGTTCTTTTGTCCACGGGTGACGGGCGTATGGTGTCTTTATCCGCACCTCAAGCAGATAGTTTGCTACGAGAAACAGGTATTACCAGGGGAGACGAGGAGTTGGATTACCAGCAAACGATCCGGGAAACAGAGATACATACATTGACAACTCCCAGGTGTGGGGCTTATCAACTTCGTTTGGCAGATGGAACTCAAGTATGGTTAAATGCCGAGAGTCGTTTGAAATATCCCAGTCGCTTCACCGGAGAACAGCGAGTGGTTGAGTTAGAGGGGGAAGGTTATTTCAAAGTAACGCCCGATTCAAAAAGACCTTTTATTGTAAAATCCGGTAATATCACTACGGAAGTCTTGGGGACCGAGTTCAATGTCAGAACCTACGTGTCCAATGATTCACACGTAACCTTGTTAAAAGGGAGTGTGAAAGTGAAAAATGTTAGTTCGTCCTCGGAAGTGGTAATATGTCCCGGGGAGGATGCCCATTTACAAGGAGACGGGACTTTTGACGTGCGAGAAGTCGACACGGACAATTACTATTTATGGACGGAAGGGTATTTTTATTTTGATAATGAAACCGTGGTCGAGATCATGCGTGAATTAGGGCGGTGGTATAATATACGGGTAGAATTCGAGAACCCGCAAGCGATGAATTACCGCTTGCATTTCCTTGCCGAACGCGATCAGAAAATAGAAGAAGTACTACAATTATTGAACATGCTTGGTAAAGTACAAGCGACTTACGAAAACAATAAAATTTCGGTAAAATAA